GccgagcttctcctcaagggCATCATGGCCATTAGCCTATCCGTTTATTAGCTTCGCACGATATCCCAAGACTCTTTCCGCGGCATACCAATGAAGATTCAGTCATTCTGTTATGATAGCTGAATATGGCGATGTTTGATACCGCTGGTTGCCGCGATGTATTGATCTAGCGTGGTCGGACCTTGCGTTAAGGTGACGCCGCGGGGCACGATGGAGGTTCTGCCACCCGACACCGCCAAAATTTTAGAACCTCAACAGGGAAAGTAGATCTTATCAGTTGAAGATCAAAGAATCTAAACCTCAGTACAGAGTACTCCCTATAACAAAGATTATCCTGCGATTGACCTGATATTGTGCTGTACTTCTATACATCTGTCATAGTGGTCTCGACAAAACGACATCATGGGTTccagcaacaagaagaagcgcgagaagcaaaaggaCTTCCAGGTATGCTTTCAATCACTACCTATGAATTGTTGAAGTGCAACTCACCAACAAGATATAGAAACCGAAGTTCAAGGTGGGGAAGGATAAGCCAAAAGCGTCCAATTTCACAGATACAAGTTTCAAGTCAAAAGGTGAGGAGATTTGCGTATGTTCGCCTTCAATTTGCTGATGGGTCCTAGCTATTGTGATGGGGCATCAGTCACTCTCAACAGTCGCACCTGATGTCGTTCAACAATTCAAACATAATCTCTCActtgcctcttcttcaaagTCAGACAAACAAAGACGAGAAGCATTGGCTTATCTTACTTCACAGCTTTCAGCAGAACCCCCCATCAATCCAGTGGGAACACATGCGGTTCTCGCCAAGCTGCTTCCACTCATCTCAGATAGCTCGACGCCAGTTCGAAGccaacttctcaagcttTTCAGAGAGCTACCCGCAGAAGAGGTCAGACACAGTGTGGAGCAAGCCATCATGTTTATCCGGGCGGGCATGACACACCTCTCGGCGGACATCAGCAATGACTCTCTTGGTGTAATGGAATGGATTTTGGATGTTGCAGAGAACGACTTGATCGTATGTCCTGGAGGTTGGGTAAAGACCCTAAACAGTTTCTGTGCCATGATGGGGTGGGCATTGACCACCCCAAAAGCCGGATGGTCTTCTGGCTCAAGATCTGGTCTGCGGGCAAAAGATGCTTCCACATATGCCCGACAAATCGCCATGCTATCACGGTTCTTGGAGGCTGGCCTTCGGCCAGAAGCTGAGATTCCCGAGGACGAGTCAGAGATATGGGACAACTTATATCGAATCCCACAAGACTCGAATGCATTCGAATATCTCAATCTTTATGGTACTCGACGAGACGAAGAGGGGGAAATGTATCCCAGTCGGGATGCCAGACAACGAGTATTTGAGCGAAGGTTTTTGGAGGCAGTGCTGAAGGGTACAGACCAAGCAAAAAAGGAGGGTGGTGCTACTGGTCGAGCGGCGGCTGGCCTCGACaaagttcttcaagatggaatGGGCGAATATGAAAGTTCGACGGCAATGGATACCCAGGATCTCCTGAGCCTCTGGTGAAGGGTTCAAGCTgatctaataataaaattgaCCGTTTTCTTACGTGGAAATAGTCGCCCACCCTGTCTGAGCTAAGAGTTGTTGTGAGGAATAACTTTGTGTGATCACCCCAAGCAAGGCTTGTCTACATTGAGCTGTGTAACTTGTGACAGTACCAAGATCCGGATTTCTTGTTTGTCTGAACACGTCTGGGCCAATCAAAgaataaggtacctatcgAAACGGGTCACTACCTTACATCCCTGAGGTGCCTTAGTAGCTACAGTATGCTGATTGCGTACTAGGTAATATTCTGTGTTTGAGTGTTCAGAACAAAcccatcaagctcctccaacTTTGAAGACGGGATCATCTTATAGAGATAAAATCATTATTGTTTGGTCCTGTATCACTGCAGCTTTCTAGAAACCTAAAGCATACAGCATGCCAGCGCTTCCTTGTGTCGCGATGGTGTTATCTGACAAGCAACGTATTCATGGCACAAGCATTCCATCGCAGATATGCAGAAGTAAGGTCACAATCACCAAAACAAAATGAAGGCCACTGATTTCACTAGCAATATATCAGGTGAATGTGACAATTTAGGTATCAGTATTGTTCCTCAATTCGTCAAACGTCAATCTAAAACTTGACACCAGAGCTTTATAGATTTGAACCAACCCCAGACCGTGAAATAGCAAGAGTGAACACTCACAGAATGACCCTTCTACGTATTCGCTCACCGGAAAAAATCTCTACTCCTAAGCCAATCTTATTAGGTACTGTTTCCATTTGTTAGATAGTAGGTATGTTCCTTAGATTGCAGAAAGTAAGGTAAGTTGGCAATGGCAGTGGCAGCCGGCCGGCAAGCTGCTACCCTCTGACACGGGCACCTGCCTCGAACGATaaacaagaagagaagctACAGGCACTTCCATCTGATGCCTTAGGTTTCTGAGGAGCCCGTGATTCACAGCACGCACAGTCGGTGCAGAAAGAAGTACAAATAGCCACTCCTtaacctctcttctcttcttttccttcttcacatCTGCATTTCGACTTCACTTTCAGTCTGCTGCTCATCTCACCCTCGCCTGAGAAAAGTCAtatctctctttttcttcttcgactATAACATCAAGAGAGCTGTAAAGGGTTGCAGTCTCTATTGTTTTGTCAGGAAGTTGTTACCTGGTATGTTTCTCTTGTTACCTCACCATCTCCCTCTCCTGTCGTGTTTTGGGctatctcttctcttctcctaACGCCTATTTTACCTTTCACCTTTTTCTTGTCTGCTTCTCACATTGCGCGCAATTCCTCAACTTGAGTTGGAACTTGGCTGACCTTCCTTCTTGAAGCACGTTGTTTATCTTTGGTTTCGGCCTGCCTATCTGAATCAGCCTCTCTCGTTTCGAGACTTTCCGACTCCCAAGTTAGTCATTCGATTTCTCATTCTCCATTCCGCAGGTTCCATTATCTTTGAAACATCCATCTAACGATACGTTCACAGAAACGCCACTATGGCGGACACTTTCGGTACCGCTGCCATGAGCGAAGCACTCCCCAGCGCCGATCAGAAGGACCAATCCGTAACTCCTGGCACTCAGGGTTACGATGCGTCTCAGGGAAGATGGACTGAGCCCCAGGCCATTGATTATTCCTCCATGACTGCCGGTGGCGGTGACCAGCAGTGGGGTTGTAACGCTCGTGCCTATGCCTGGCAGGATGAGTACGGTGATGTCGGTCCCAAGTATCCCGAGCTCGAGCTCGAATTGTTTGGAGATCCCACTACTCGCCACGACCGAGTTGGACTCGACTTCTCTCAGTAAGTTGATACGTGATGCTAGCTTGCCTGCCATCTAACCTTGTCATAGAATTGAAAGCATTGAGGTTCAGCAGGAGGGTCCGACCAAAATCGACCCCATCGGCTCCTTCAAGGACGCTGGCGTCCATCCCGCCATGCTCGAGAACATTGAGCTTTGTGGCTATGAGAACCCGACGCCCATCCAAAAGTTCACTATTCCCTCTATCTTGATGGGACACGATGTCATTGGTATCGCGCAAACAGGTATGTGTGGCCCCTGAGGTGCTTACCGGCATCACTAATTTGCATTTAGGATCCGGCAAAACTGCTGCGTACCTTATCCCCATTCTCAGCAAGCTCATgggcaaggccaagaagcttgctgcGTTTCGCCCCAACCCCTTGACCTTCCGTGAGGGGCTTGATGAAGTCACTGCTGAGCCGCTTGTGCTCATTGTGGTTCCCACTCGTGAACTGGCGGTCCAAATTTTCAACGAAGCTCGTAAGCTTTGTTACCGTACTATGCTACGTCCCGGTGTCGTTTATGGGGGCGTTCCTGTAAAGGAGCAGACCTGTCTTCTGCAGAAAGGATGCGATGTCCTGGTCGGAACACCCGGGCGCCTGGTGGACTTTATTCAACGCCCTAAAGTCTTGACCCTGCGACGCCTGCGTTACATGGTGATTGATGAGGCCGACGAACTCCTGAATGACGACTGGGCCGAGGAGCTTAATCCAATCTTGTCTGGTGGTGGTAAGCAGAACCATATGCATACGCAGGTGATCAGAAACTAATCATACAACAGAACAGGATGAGGGCAACGTCAAGTTTAGCCTTTTCTCTGCCACGTTCCCCAAGGCCGCTCGTGACCTGGCCAAAAACTATCTCGCGGCTTCTCATGTTCGGTTCCGTGTTGGCCGTGCCGGAAGCACAACTTCCAACATCAAGCAAATTGTGCTGCAGGCCGAAGCCCCCCAAAAGAAGGAGCTTCTAGTCAAGCTACTTGAGG
The window above is part of the Fusarium musae strain F31 chromosome 6, whole genome shotgun sequence genome. Proteins encoded here:
- a CDS encoding hypothetical protein (EggNog:ENOG41), which gives rise to MGSSNKKKREKQKDFQKPKFKVGKDKPKASNFTDTSFKSKGEEICLSAEPPINPVGTHAVLAKLLPLISDSSTPVRSQLLKLFRELPAEEVRHSVEQAIMFIRAGMTHLSADISNDSLGVMEWILDVAENDLIVCPGGWVKTLNSFCAMMGWALTTPKAGWSSGSRSGLRAKDASTYARQIAMLSRFLEAGLRPEAEIPEDESEIWDNLYRIPQDSNAFEYLNLYGTRRDEEGEMYPSRDARQRVFERRFLEAVLKGTDQAKKEGGATGRAAAGLDKVLQDGMGEYESSTAMDTQDLLSLW
- a CDS encoding hypothetical protein (EggNog:ENOG41) — translated: MADTFGTAAMSEALPSADQKDQSVTPGTQGYDASQGRWTEPQAIDYSSMTAGGGDQQWGCNARAYAWQDEYGDVGPKYPELELELFGDPTTRHDRVGLDFSQIESIEVQQEGPTKIDPIGSFKDAGVHPAMLENIELCGYENPTPIQKFTIPSILMGHDVIGIAQTGSGKTAAYLIPILSKLMGKAKKLAAFRPNPLTFREGLDEVTAEPLVLIVVPTRELAVQIFNEARKLCYRTMLRPGVVYGGVPVKEQTCLLQKGCDVLVGTPGRLVDFIQRPKVLTLRRLRYMVIDEADELLNDDWAEELNPILSGGEQDEGNVKFSLFSATFPKAARDLAKNYLAASHVRFRVGRAGSTTSNIKQIVLQAEAPQKKELLVKLLEEMHGVRTIIFVNSRQAADNLDDFLFNMHLPVTSMHSDRTQQEREAAMRAFRSGNAPILIATGVTARGIDVQNVLHVINYDMPSIDYGGIEEYTHRIGRTGRIGHRGVATSFLSERDEPMASVLTRTLLETNQEIPDFLQQYVPEGEARNNLKFEADSDFDPNDYAGAGGDDGNTGGGDAWGADDGGKAGAGDAWGADTASPVAAW